Proteins encoded together in one Chitinophaga sp. LS1 window:
- a CDS encoding RagB/SusD family nutrient uptake outer membrane protein produces the protein MKNYIHKIILLAALISGCKKYEQFPVDKVTGNYVFDPLDSAGVNAQSYLYGIYAIVKSGHSRVGGDYLDAASDDAVSSQTGSSIPVTLLTTNAVSSFNFPGSENYWEGTNLSQAPSSSGVPDAFWAGVRNANIFINGIGVVPVKGGLSNGTTTAQVWRSEARFLRAYFYFELVRRYGGVPLLGDKVYNIEDNLEIPRSTFADCITYIVNECDAIKDSLISAPASDGDNYRATKGAALALKAKTLLLAASPLFNGGNIESGNALTGYTDYDVNRWTLAAQAAKDVMNLGVYSLLPSFTHIFLDQNNSERIFIRPGNNSTGIETRNGPVGFQAGGTGNTSPTQELVNAFPMQNGLPITNPASAYLAADPYSLLNDVKRDPRFNATIFYNGATWLSSTVDTYEGGKSKPNSSQQQTESGYYMRKFMGDFEAATTYSNHSSDWIVMRYAEILLGYAEARNEAESAPQPDVYEQLYAIRARAGIAAGDDGNYGLTPNMTQAEMRAVIQNEWRIEFAFEEHRYFDIRRWKIAGTVMNQPRTGIFIVKNGASNTYSTVNILTTVFKDNQYLYPIPYNEVAKNPAMKQNPGW, from the coding sequence ATGAAAAATTATATTCATAAAATAATACTGCTCGCTGCTCTCATCAGTGGTTGCAAAAAGTACGAGCAGTTTCCGGTAGATAAAGTGACAGGCAATTATGTCTTCGATCCGCTGGATTCTGCGGGTGTGAATGCACAATCTTACCTATATGGTATTTATGCCATCGTAAAGAGTGGACATAGTCGCGTAGGCGGTGATTACCTGGATGCAGCGAGTGATGATGCAGTTTCTTCACAGACAGGCAGCAGTATTCCTGTAACGCTATTGACTACAAATGCAGTCTCATCGTTCAACTTCCCGGGGTCAGAAAATTACTGGGAAGGTACCAACCTCTCACAGGCGCCTTCCAGCTCCGGTGTGCCGGATGCTTTCTGGGCAGGAGTGCGCAATGCAAATATCTTTATCAATGGTATCGGTGTGGTGCCTGTAAAAGGTGGTTTGTCTAACGGTACAACTACAGCGCAGGTATGGAGAAGTGAAGCGCGTTTCCTCCGTGCCTATTTTTACTTCGAACTGGTAAGGCGCTATGGTGGTGTACCGTTGCTGGGTGATAAAGTCTACAACATCGAAGATAATCTTGAGATACCACGTAGCACATTTGCAGATTGTATCACCTATATCGTCAATGAATGTGATGCGATCAAAGATAGCCTGATCTCTGCACCTGCATCAGATGGTGATAACTACAGAGCTACAAAAGGTGCTGCACTGGCACTGAAGGCAAAAACCTTGTTGCTCGCTGCGAGTCCGCTGTTTAATGGGGGTAATATAGAGAGTGGGAATGCCCTGACAGGTTATACTGATTATGACGTAAACCGCTGGACACTGGCAGCACAGGCGGCAAAAGATGTAATGAACCTGGGTGTATATTCCCTGTTACCTTCATTCACACATATTTTCCTCGATCAGAATAACAGTGAAAGGATCTTTATACGTCCGGGGAATAACTCTACCGGTATCGAAACCCGCAATGGCCCTGTAGGTTTTCAGGCAGGTGGTACAGGCAATACCAGTCCTACCCAGGAGTTGGTCAATGCTTTCCCTATGCAGAATGGTTTACCTATTACAAACCCTGCTTCCGCTTATCTCGCTGCTGATCCTTATAGTTTACTAAATGATGTAAAACGTGATCCACGATTTAATGCAACCATTTTTTACAATGGTGCTACCTGGTTGAGCAGCACAGTAGATACTTATGAAGGTGGTAAGAGTAAACCGAATTCTTCTCAGCAACAAACTGAGAGTGGTTACTATATGCGCAAGTTTATGGGTGACTTTGAAGCAGCCACCACTTATAGCAATCATTCGTCCGACTGGATTGTGATGCGCTATGCAGAAATTCTGCTGGGGTATGCAGAAGCACGTAACGAAGCAGAGTCCGCACCACAGCCAGATGTATATGAGCAATTGTACGCCATCAGGGCAAGAGCCGGTATTGCAGCAGGTGATGATGGTAACTATGGTCTTACACCAAATATGACACAGGCAGAGATGAGGGCCGTGATACAGAATGAATGGAGAATTGAGTTCGCTTTTGAGGAGCACCGTTATTTTGATATCCGTCGCTGGAAGATAGCAGGTACTGTGATGAACCAACCACGCACGGGCATATTTATTGTAAAGAACGGGGCTTCCAATACCTATAGTACAGTGAATATACTGACTACGGTGTTCAAAGACAACCAATACCTGTATCCCATCCCTTACAATGAAGTGGCGAAGAACCCGGCTATGAAACAAAATCCG
- a CDS encoding SusC/RagA family TonB-linked outer membrane protein, whose product MWMIMRYIFCLICLFAFTQQKIFAQDAKKSGINGTVVNEFSEPLAGVKVMVKDSKKEIFTDANGEFHLDTPPGTMLVFLWKDYYTHELKATAEMTVQLTDAFLKSPNQVDMLYERVDRSKVLGAVSTIYTKQLTTTPASLYVYAIPGQLSGVYTKQNSGFTSFNVSEISSSAIIGQTLVNASSNNNRSTDNSEISLSVRGQTPVTVIDGVQREISSIDPESIESISMLKDGLSTLLLGNNSSRPVMLVTTRRGEMGRPHITFTAQTGMQQSLGLPKPLPAYQYAYLMNETLMNDGKPALYSAEDFAAYKNHTDPYGHPDINWFKTLLKDYTPISNYKLNVNGGTNVARYSVSLSYFDQEGIFKTSPDVSYSTNNSLKRYVINSDIGVQVNQNLNVDLQLFGRVQNTREPGNDYNGLLNALFSTPNNAYPIYNRNGTFGGNNIGGNGGPYSNNLLSRAQYSGYTQNNTNDILANLDLNYNLNSVLKGLTFKIKGNLAYQSITALDRSLQNPSYGYIDSAYVIYGTTTSQSNAFRTVFTSRQSYAQGSLNYNRSFEKSNVDAQLMYDRKSVVANYDLASTTTNAGGRVGYDYNKKYFVNATLIGSGNNRYPDGKRWGLFYGAGLGWEMGSEDFIKENLPWISGWKWRATYARTGNANIDLNASLYYAYSQTYNSNNNGKNYQVGTGYTTVYYQYEGSLANPYITWEKANKFDVGTDISFFQNHLQLTADYYHDVYSDILGYRGNSIALLGTGYPLENIGKNQYHGIELSLTYNNHLGNFNYFVTTNGNLAYSKIIYNDELATPYAWNKRTGLPVSGTYYGYTSLGLYQNAEDAASSAHIAGYTPQPGDIKYKDLNGDGVIDAFDQSTIGGTKPLAFFGVTLGGNYKGFNFSFVIQGVGNRQISALNNAVDHFGMDYNTTNGQVYENATGRWTPETAGEATLSRLAVSATNNNTMFSTFYLKNGNYVRLKNAEIGYSLPYSLLKRIRISGLKIFVDGENLFTIAGFKGMDPEVQPYSYPIQRVVSTGVSIKL is encoded by the coding sequence ATGTGGATGATTATGCGCTACATATTTTGCCTGATCTGTCTGTTTGCATTCACGCAACAAAAGATCTTTGCCCAGGACGCAAAAAAGTCCGGCATCAATGGCACTGTTGTCAATGAATTCAGCGAACCACTGGCCGGCGTAAAGGTCATGGTAAAAGATTCAAAGAAGGAAATATTTACAGATGCAAACGGAGAGTTTCATCTGGATACACCTCCCGGTACCATGTTAGTGTTTTTGTGGAAGGACTATTATACCCATGAACTGAAAGCCACCGCTGAAATGACGGTACAGCTCACTGATGCATTCCTGAAATCTCCTAACCAGGTAGATATGCTGTATGAAAGAGTAGACCGCTCCAAAGTATTGGGTGCCGTGTCTACCATCTATACAAAGCAATTGACCACTACACCTGCTTCTTTATATGTATACGCCATTCCCGGCCAACTGTCAGGCGTGTATACCAAACAAAACAGTGGTTTCACTTCTTTCAATGTGAGTGAAATTTCTTCTTCTGCCATCATCGGGCAAACACTGGTGAACGCCTCTTCCAATAACAACCGCTCTACTGATAACTCTGAAATTAGTCTGAGTGTAAGAGGACAAACACCCGTTACCGTGATTGATGGCGTGCAAAGAGAAATCTCTTCTATCGATCCGGAATCCATTGAATCGATCTCTATGCTGAAAGATGGGTTGTCTACCTTATTATTAGGTAATAACAGTTCCCGACCGGTAATGCTGGTGACGACGAGGAGAGGGGAGATGGGTCGCCCGCATATCACATTCACGGCGCAGACCGGCATGCAGCAGTCATTAGGTTTACCAAAACCACTGCCCGCTTACCAATATGCTTACCTGATGAATGAAACACTGATGAATGATGGAAAGCCTGCCCTGTACAGTGCAGAAGATTTCGCTGCATACAAGAATCATACGGATCCTTATGGCCATCCTGATATCAACTGGTTCAAAACTCTCCTGAAAGATTATACACCTATCTCCAACTACAAACTGAATGTGAATGGTGGTACAAATGTGGCCCGCTATTCCGTATCACTCAGTTACTTTGACCAGGAGGGAATTTTCAAAACAAGTCCGGATGTATCTTATAGTACGAACAATAGTCTCAAACGCTATGTCATCAACTCCGACATAGGTGTGCAGGTGAATCAGAACCTGAATGTGGACCTTCAGTTATTCGGTCGTGTACAGAACACCCGCGAACCGGGTAATGATTACAACGGTCTGTTGAATGCACTGTTTTCAACGCCTAATAATGCGTATCCTATTTACAACCGTAATGGCACCTTTGGTGGTAACAACATCGGTGGTAATGGTGGCCCTTACAGCAATAACCTGTTGTCAAGAGCACAGTATTCAGGCTATACTCAAAACAATACCAATGACATTCTCGCGAATTTAGACCTGAACTACAACCTGAATAGTGTGCTGAAAGGGTTGACATTCAAAATTAAAGGTAACCTGGCATACCAGTCTATCACCGCACTGGACAGGAGTTTACAGAATCCATCTTATGGTTACATAGATAGCGCCTATGTGATTTATGGTACCACTACCTCCCAAAGCAATGCATTCCGCACGGTATTTACTTCCCGTCAGTCATATGCACAGGGAAGCCTGAACTATAACAGGAGCTTCGAAAAGAGCAATGTAGATGCACAGCTGATGTACGACCGCAAGTCCGTCGTAGCGAACTATGACCTGGCATCTACCACCACCAATGCAGGAGGTAGAGTAGGGTATGACTACAATAAGAAATACTTTGTAAATGCAACCCTGATAGGTAGTGGCAATAACCGTTATCCTGATGGCAAACGCTGGGGCCTCTTCTACGGTGCCGGTTTGGGATGGGAAATGGGCAGTGAGGATTTCATCAAAGAAAACCTTCCCTGGATCAGTGGTTGGAAATGGAGAGCTACTTATGCCAGAACAGGCAATGCGAATATTGATCTGAACGCCTCTTTATATTACGCTTATTCTCAAACCTACAATTCCAATAACAATGGTAAGAATTACCAGGTAGGTACCGGCTACACCACCGTCTATTATCAGTACGAAGGTTCACTGGCCAATCCTTATATCACCTGGGAAAAAGCAAACAAGTTCGATGTAGGTACTGACATCTCTTTCTTCCAGAATCATTTACAACTCACGGCCGATTACTACCATGATGTATATTCAGATATACTGGGGTATCGTGGTAATTCTATTGCCTTGCTGGGTACCGGTTATCCTTTGGAGAACATTGGTAAGAACCAGTATCATGGTATTGAGTTGTCTCTGACTTACAACAACCACCTGGGCAACTTTAACTACTTCGTCACTACAAACGGAAATCTAGCTTATTCCAAAATCATCTACAACGATGAACTGGCTACTCCTTATGCCTGGAACAAAAGAACCGGATTACCAGTATCAGGCACCTATTATGGCTATACATCCCTGGGGCTTTACCAGAATGCCGAAGATGCCGCCAGTAGTGCACACATAGCTGGTTATACCCCACAACCCGGCGATATTAAATACAAAGACCTGAATGGAGATGGTGTGATCGATGCCTTTGACCAGTCTACCATCGGAGGTACCAAACCACTGGCATTCTTCGGTGTCACACTGGGTGGTAACTACAAAGGATTCAACTTTAGTTTCGTCATTCAGGGTGTAGGCAACAGGCAGATCAGTGCATTGAATAATGCCGTAGATCACTTTGGTATGGACTATAACACCACGAACGGTCAGGTATATGAAAATGCGACTGGTCGATGGACACCGGAAACTGCAGGCGAAGCGACCTTGTCAAGACTGGCAGTATCCGCTACGAACAACAATACGATGTTCTCTACTTTCTACCTGAAGAATGGCAACTATGTAAGACTAAAAAACGCGGAGATCGGGTATTCACTGCCATACAGTCTGCTAAAGAGAATCCGCATCTCCGGTCTGAAAATATTTGTGGATGGCGAGAACCTCTTTACCATCGCTGGCTTTAAGGGCATGGACCCGGAGGTACAACCATATAGCTATCCCATTCAAAGGGTAGTAAGCACAGGTGTTAGTATTAAGTTATAA
- a CDS encoding DUF4961 domain-containing protein, producing MLPRLNIKGRKIWMLSALLLIGIVFSFCHIKISKVTIPASAKVGDVVPIQLDIDESCNSGGSDRLILGVLMPKGWKGTQNMTATYKSSKGDGSFTMVPLTTLAAHGDGKNWPDYMRATFGIAGNLIDDMEWVVMQSDNPFTYANGDKITGSIYINLKVGADDNPTVVKLAYVVANTTNGFTSDTYFDEGYGPTAEYYNQYIGDCFTVTGGSGDLVDFCNPQLTTVSPPKSLDNDLVTITFDSNVIETELSGSDEVYLCATGTTSDGQTITICEQTSRTLMKGVGSGRYEITLWPRSFFGVSDSQTVTNMTYYITDKTGTKQVGYGNTTAPFTYKFKCG from the coding sequence ATGCTTCCACGTTTAAATATTAAAGGACGTAAGATCTGGATGCTGTCCGCATTACTCCTTATCGGCATAGTGTTCAGCTTCTGTCATATAAAGATCTCTAAAGTTACCATCCCTGCGTCCGCCAAGGTAGGTGATGTTGTACCCATCCAACTGGACATAGATGAATCCTGCAACTCCGGTGGTAGTGATCGCCTCATACTTGGTGTACTGATGCCCAAAGGCTGGAAAGGTACGCAGAACATGACGGCGACCTACAAGAGCAGCAAAGGCGATGGCTCCTTTACCATGGTGCCACTCACCACCCTTGCTGCTCACGGAGATGGCAAGAACTGGCCTGATTATATGAGAGCTACCTTCGGCATTGCCGGTAACCTCATTGATGATATGGAATGGGTCGTTATGCAAAGTGATAATCCATTCACCTATGCAAATGGCGATAAGATCACCGGCTCTATTTATATCAACCTGAAAGTAGGTGCGGATGATAATCCTACTGTTGTAAAACTGGCCTATGTAGTCGCTAATACGACCAACGGTTTTACCTCCGATACCTACTTCGATGAAGGCTATGGTCCTACCGCAGAATATTACAACCAGTACATAGGCGATTGCTTTACGGTGACTGGCGGCAGCGGCGACCTGGTTGACTTCTGTAATCCACAACTCACTACCGTTTCTCCACCAAAGTCGCTGGACAACGATCTCGTTACTATTACATTCGACTCCAATGTAATTGAGACGGAACTTTCCGGTAGTGATGAAGTATACCTCTGTGCAACAGGTACGACCAGTGATGGACAGACAATCACTATCTGTGAACAGACTTCCAGAACACTGATGAAAGGGGTAGGCAGCGGCCGCTATGAGATTACCCTCTGGCCCCGGTCATTCTTCGGTGTGAGCGATAGCCAGACCGTTACCAACATGACTTACTACATCACAGATAAGACCGGCACCAAACAGGTGGGATATGGTAACACCACTGCTCCTTTCACTTACAAATTTAAATGTGGATGA
- a CDS encoding DUF5004 domain-containing protein: MNRYIIPSLLCLLLFSCKTEEISPVGEAPKNISGSWKILKATRNGTDITNAFDFTQFRVKFDSTGNYTIVNRVPFLVNANGTYVLDDPAYPFRITFTPQGGSAVATPFNYITTVGVRQLNLTFVPGCELNAYIYTLEKDN, translated from the coding sequence ATGAACCGCTATATAATTCCATCACTCCTTTGCCTGCTGCTCTTTTCCTGCAAGACAGAAGAGATCTCTCCGGTAGGCGAAGCTCCCAAAAATATTTCCGGTAGCTGGAAGATCCTGAAGGCTACAAGGAATGGAACTGACATCACCAACGCGTTTGACTTCACACAATTCAGGGTGAAATTTGATTCCACAGGCAACTATACCATCGTAAACAGGGTGCCTTTTCTCGTGAATGCAAATGGCACCTACGTCCTGGATGATCCTGCATATCCATTCAGAATCACGTTCACCCCTCAGGGGGGATCTGCTGTTGCCACTCCCTTCAATTACATCACCACGGTGGGCGTGCGGCAACTGAACCTCACCTTCGTACCGGGTTGTGAACTGAACGCATATATCTATACACTGGAAAAAGATAACTGA
- a CDS encoding RagB/SusD family nutrient uptake outer membrane protein, producing MIKRCIPVFILMAAALIYSSCRKEGFLTATTTTNLDEKSVFGDSSRTVGFLANIYSNVGLSASLSRFSYNYIVCGGLEAACDEAEPSHAFSTPATQFATGTVNSGIIGEEPYKTCYSQIRAVNVLLKNIDNAPLRQAYKTQMIAEAHFLRAWFYAILVQHYAGVPLVGDTLLSYDKPIVAKRSTYEECVNYILSELDAAGNILPVTQTGLNYGRASKGACLALKARVLLYAASPLFNGTTLPADAGPGGGVSVDPSLVGYPTADNNRWKLAEEAAQAVITLGTYTLNTKNDYQTSSPGYGFQGLFPQRVNTEYIFQLMRPTGNSDFENMFLPPSRGSNGTGSFPYQGLVDAFPMKNGKLITDPSSGYDPNDPYKNRDPRLDYSIIHDQTVLLVRTSNGQTNGSAPVNIYVGNYNGVSTGQDAVHQGTLTGYYNNKMLDPEAIAATINHGSDRVQPLMRYAEMLLNYAEAANEYEGPTGNVYAAVEAIRERAGLDPYQLPTGLSQSEMRTYIQNERRIELAYEGHRFWDVRRWKIAPQTENIQSAGMEVDRNNGTVSYKPFNVTKHNFRAAMYLWPFPLSETGKSSELVQNPGY from the coding sequence ATGATAAAACGCTGTATTCCCGTTTTTATACTAATGGCAGCAGCTCTCATCTATTCTTCCTGCCGAAAGGAAGGATTCCTGACAGCAACCACTACCACGAACCTGGATGAAAAAAGTGTATTTGGCGATAGTTCCAGAACCGTGGGATTTCTTGCCAACATTTACTCCAACGTAGGACTGAGTGCGAGCCTTAGCCGCTTTTCCTACAACTACATCGTATGCGGTGGTTTAGAAGCTGCCTGTGATGAAGCTGAGCCTTCACACGCATTCTCCACACCTGCTACCCAGTTTGCCACCGGCACTGTCAACTCAGGTATCATTGGCGAAGAGCCTTACAAAACCTGCTATTCTCAAATCCGTGCTGTCAATGTGCTGTTAAAGAATATAGACAATGCCCCCTTAAGGCAGGCCTATAAAACACAGATGATTGCGGAAGCCCACTTCCTGCGAGCCTGGTTTTACGCCATTCTCGTACAGCACTATGCGGGTGTACCTTTGGTAGGCGATACTTTGCTATCTTATGATAAGCCTATTGTGGCAAAAAGGAGCACCTACGAAGAGTGTGTCAATTACATCCTCTCTGAATTAGATGCTGCCGGCAATATTTTACCTGTCACACAAACCGGCCTTAACTATGGACGTGCCTCCAAAGGTGCTTGCCTGGCCCTCAAAGCAAGGGTGCTGCTGTACGCTGCCAGCCCTTTATTTAATGGCACCACCTTACCTGCCGATGCAGGTCCCGGTGGTGGTGTGAGTGTTGATCCATCATTGGTAGGTTATCCAACTGCTGATAACAACCGCTGGAAACTGGCAGAAGAAGCTGCACAGGCAGTCATTACTTTAGGCACCTATACCCTGAATACTAAGAACGATTACCAGACCAGCTCTCCCGGATATGGCTTCCAGGGCCTGTTCCCTCAACGTGTAAACACAGAATACATTTTTCAACTCATGCGCCCCACTGGTAACAGTGACTTTGAAAATATGTTCCTGCCACCATCCAGGGGTAGCAATGGTACCGGCTCTTTCCCTTACCAGGGTTTGGTAGATGCCTTCCCTATGAAGAATGGCAAACTCATTACCGACCCATCTTCCGGCTATGATCCGAATGATCCGTACAAGAACCGTGATCCCAGGCTGGATTACAGCATCATCCACGATCAGACAGTGTTGCTCGTACGTACCAGCAATGGTCAGACAAACGGTTCCGCACCTGTGAATATTTATGTAGGCAACTATAATGGTGTTTCTACTGGTCAGGATGCCGTTCACCAGGGTACACTCACCGGTTATTATAATAATAAGATGCTGGATCCCGAAGCCATTGCTGCGACCATCAACCATGGTTCCGACAGGGTACAACCATTGATGCGCTATGCTGAAATGCTGCTCAACTATGCAGAAGCTGCCAATGAATACGAAGGACCAACCGGCAATGTATACGCTGCTGTAGAAGCGATCCGTGAACGTGCAGGCTTAGATCCTTATCAGCTTCCTACCGGTCTTTCTCAGTCTGAAATGAGAACCTATATTCAAAATGAAAGACGTATAGAACTGGCATATGAAGGGCATCGCTTCTGGGATGTAAGAAGATGGAAGATTGCCCCGCAAACAGAAAATATTCAATCAGCAGGTATGGAAGTAGACAGGAATAACGGAACTGTGAGTTACAAACCATTCAATGTAACTAAACACAACTTCCGCGCAGCAATGTACCTGTGGCCTTTCCCTTTATCTGAAACAGGTAAATCTTCTGAACTGGTCCAAAATCCCGGCTACTAA
- a CDS encoding alpha/beta hydrolase family protein, translating to MRYILSLLFVLSSVRLLAAKVDTITTYSSSMQKEIKAVVITPADYNSSRHFPVLYLLHGYSGNFGDWIKKDPELAVLTDLYHMIIVCPDGDFGSWYFDSEIKKDSKYETYVGTELVNWMDQHYSTIPNRSGRAITGLSMGGHGALFLAFRHPNTFGAAGSMSGGVDLRPFPLNWDLEKLLGKYSEYPERWEKNSVINMVHLLIPNLLDLTIDCGAEDFFHNCNEKLHEKLLERNIPHDYTVRPGGHTWEYWSNSIQYQALFFHNYFQRKK from the coding sequence ATGAGATACATCTTATCATTACTTTTTGTACTGAGTTCGGTGCGCCTGCTGGCGGCCAAAGTAGATACTATTACAACCTATAGTTCGTCTATGCAAAAGGAAATAAAGGCGGTGGTGATCACACCTGCTGATTATAACAGCAGCCGCCATTTTCCTGTATTGTATCTGTTGCATGGGTATAGCGGTAACTTTGGCGACTGGATTAAAAAGGATCCGGAGCTGGCCGTGCTCACAGACCTATATCATATGATCATTGTGTGTCCGGATGGTGACTTTGGCAGCTGGTACTTTGACAGTGAAATAAAGAAGGATTCCAAATACGAAACCTATGTAGGAACAGAGCTGGTCAACTGGATGGACCAGCACTATTCTACTATTCCCAATCGTTCAGGCCGGGCTATTACCGGTCTGAGTATGGGAGGACATGGCGCACTGTTCCTGGCTTTTCGCCACCCCAATACTTTTGGTGCGGCAGGAAGCATGAGTGGGGGAGTGGACCTGCGTCCATTTCCACTCAACTGGGACCTGGAAAAATTGTTAGGTAAGTATAGCGAGTACCCGGAGCGTTGGGAGAAAAACAGCGTGATTAATATGGTGCACCTGCTTATTCCCAACTTATTGGACCTGACCATCGATTGTGGCGCGGAAGACTTTTTCCATAATTGTAATGAAAAGCTCCATGAGAAACTGCTGGAACGGAATATTCCACATGATTATACCGTGAGGCCGGGTGGGCATACATGGGAGTATTGGTCAAATTCCATCCAGTACCAGGCATTGTTCTTTCATAATTATTTTCAAAGGAAAAAATAG
- a CDS encoding SGNH/GDSL hydrolase family protein, with translation MRKKLLILFMAAGAVTAKAQQQAAPFQKGDRVVFVGNSITDGGHYHSYIWLYYMTHFPERRITCVNAGIGGDVAQQIYERFDDDVLSKKPTVLTLTWGMNDSGYFEWYRADGKDTMQKRIANSYNYYGKIEEKLKQRSDIKKILIGGSPYDYTAKFNDKNRFPNKTEALTEIVAFQEQAAKKNNWPFVDFYHPMMAINQRGQQKDSTFSLTPSDRIHPDNDGHMVMAYLFLKAQGLDNKPVAVIHVDAGTKQVKQQTNCQISGVATTANGVSFGYLAQSLPYPLDTIPRGWGQLHKQSDALKVVPFDKEFNQEILQVSGLKAGKYNLLMDGENVGTYDASELNAGINLAENTRTPEYQQAIQIREMNEERWDIERRTRMYAWMNYDFLKGKGMLFKDSNAAMDSVNVFAAGNIFVAGNRDNYTRSRYKALRDVWQQEQDVLINKIYEINKPQLHKVAIVAAR, from the coding sequence ATGCGAAAGAAATTACTGATTCTGTTCATGGCTGCCGGCGCAGTAACGGCAAAAGCACAACAACAAGCTGCACCTTTCCAGAAAGGAGACCGCGTTGTCTTCGTTGGCAATAGTATCACAGATGGCGGACATTACCATTCCTACATTTGGTTGTATTACATGACGCATTTCCCGGAGCGACGCATTACCTGTGTCAATGCCGGAATTGGTGGCGATGTGGCACAGCAGATATACGAACGTTTTGACGATGATGTATTATCGAAGAAACCCACCGTGCTCACCCTGACCTGGGGCATGAACGATTCAGGCTATTTCGAATGGTACCGTGCTGATGGAAAGGATACTATGCAAAAGCGTATAGCTAATTCTTACAATTACTATGGAAAGATTGAAGAGAAATTGAAACAAAGATCTGATATCAAAAAGATCCTCATCGGTGGTTCTCCTTATGACTACACCGCTAAGTTCAATGATAAAAATCGATTTCCTAATAAAACCGAAGCCCTTACTGAAATTGTAGCTTTCCAGGAACAGGCAGCCAAAAAGAACAACTGGCCGTTCGTTGACTTTTACCATCCGATGATGGCGATCAATCAACGCGGACAACAAAAGGATTCTACCTTTAGCCTGACACCCAGTGACCGTATTCATCCTGACAATGACGGGCATATGGTCATGGCTTACCTGTTCCTGAAAGCGCAGGGCCTGGACAACAAACCTGTAGCTGTAATCCATGTAGATGCCGGCACAAAACAGGTAAAACAACAAACCAATTGCCAGATAAGTGGTGTAGCTACAACTGCCAATGGTGTGAGCTTTGGTTACCTGGCGCAGTCACTGCCTTATCCATTGGATACCATTCCTCGTGGCTGGGGCCAGCTGCACAAACAATCTGATGCATTGAAAGTAGTGCCTTTCGACAAAGAATTCAATCAGGAAATACTACAGGTGAGCGGTCTGAAAGCCGGTAAATACAACCTGCTCATGGATGGTGAAAATGTAGGTACCTACGATGCCAGCGAACTCAATGCCGGTATCAATCTCGCAGAAAACACCCGTACGCCTGAATACCAGCAGGCTATTCAGATCCGTGAAATGAACGAAGAACGCTGGGACATCGAAAGAAGAACAAGAATGTATGCGTGGATGAACTACGACTTCCTGAAAGGAAAAGGCATGCTCTTCAAAGATAGCAATGCCGCGATGGATTCAGTGAATGTATTTGCTGCGGGCAACATCTTTGTAGCCGGTAACCGTGACAACTACACCCGCTCCCGTTACAAAGCATTACGCGATGTATGGCAGCAGGAGCAGGATGTGCTGATCAATAAAATTTATGAAATCAATAAACCTCAGTTGCACAAAGTAGCCATTGTTGCAGCCAGATAA